Proteins encoded by one window of Bradyrhizobium sp. B097:
- the nirD gene encoding nitrite reductase small subunit NirD translates to MTSWIEIGALDDIPRLGSRVVRTPAGNIAVFRTESDEVFALDDRCPHKGGPLSQGIVHNKRVTCPLHNFVIELTSGQAVAPDEGCTHTHLAKVENGVVWLSVRQAAAVS, encoded by the coding sequence ATGACCAGCTGGATCGAAATCGGCGCGCTCGACGACATTCCGCGGCTCGGCTCGCGCGTGGTGCGTACGCCGGCCGGCAACATCGCGGTGTTCCGGACCGAAAGCGACGAGGTGTTCGCGCTCGATGACCGTTGCCCGCACAAGGGCGGGCCGCTGTCGCAAGGCATCGTGCACAACAAGCGCGTGACCTGTCCGCTGCATAATTTCGTCATCGAGCTGACGAGCGGGCAGGCGGTCGCGCCCGATGAAGGCTGCACGCATACCCATCTGGCCAAGGTCGAGAACGGCGTTGTCTGGCTGTCGGTGCGGCAGGCGGCTGCGGTGAGCTGA
- the nirB gene encoding nitrite reductase large subunit NirB, with product MLDKVTKQKLVVIGNGMAGIRTVEALLERAPDLYDITVFGSEPYGNYNRILLSPVLAGEKTVDDIMLNTVDWYEDNNITLRKGETISMIDRRTCEVVTDAGDRVPYDRLLIATGSNPIMLPLPGKDLPGVIGFRDIYDVDRMIKASTDYRNAVVIGGGLLGLEAANGLMKRGMNVTVVHLLDTLMERQLDPVAGGLLRKSLEERGMVFKMPAQTQAILGEDRVTGVRFGDGTELAADLVVMAVGIRPNFELAKKAGLYCERGIVVSDTMQTYDGRIYAVGECVQHRRQTYGLVAPLFDQAKVCANHLAMKGFATYDGSVTSTKLKVTGIDLFSAGDFAPGPDKEEIVLQDANRGVYKRIILKDKKIVGAVLYGDTIDGPWYFQHLRDGTDVSHMRERLVFGAANLGDGGVNGQNSVAAMSDETEICGCNGVCKGAIVKAISEKKLFTLDDVRAHTKASSSCGSCTGLVEQVLAFTLGGDYSAAPKVKPLCKCTDHSHDDVRRVIVEQQLKTIPAVMRFMEWKTLNGCHSCRPALNYYLLATWPGEYRDDQQSRFINERVHANIQKDGTYSVVPRMWGGVTTPSELRAIADVAEKFNIPTVKVTGGQRIDLLGVKKEDLPAVWADLNDAGMVSGHAYAKGLRTVKTCVGSEWCRFGTQDSTGLGVKLEKFMWGSWTPAKVKLGVSGCPRNCAEATCKDVGVVCVDSGYEIHFAGAAGLHIKGTEFLTKVETEDETLEVIVALTQLYREEGWYLERMYKWCDRVGLEQIRKRVVDDIANRKALFARFAHSQQFAQTDPWAERASRGVDRNEFAPLAELELA from the coding sequence ATGCTCGACAAAGTGACCAAGCAGAAGCTCGTGGTGATCGGCAACGGGATGGCCGGCATCCGCACGGTGGAGGCGCTGCTCGAGCGCGCCCCCGATCTCTACGACATCACGGTGTTCGGATCCGAGCCGTACGGCAATTACAACCGCATCCTGCTGTCGCCCGTGCTCGCCGGCGAGAAGACCGTCGACGACATCATGCTCAACACCGTCGACTGGTACGAGGACAACAACATCACGCTGCGCAAGGGCGAGACGATCAGCATGATCGATCGCCGCACCTGTGAAGTCGTCACCGATGCCGGCGATCGCGTTCCCTACGACCGCCTTTTGATCGCGACCGGCTCAAATCCGATCATGCTGCCGCTGCCGGGCAAGGACCTGCCGGGCGTGATCGGCTTCCGCGACATCTATGATGTCGACCGCATGATCAAGGCCTCGACCGACTATCGGAACGCCGTCGTGATCGGCGGCGGCCTGTTGGGCCTCGAGGCCGCCAACGGGCTGATGAAGCGCGGCATGAACGTCACGGTGGTGCACCTGCTCGACACCTTGATGGAGCGTCAGCTCGATCCGGTGGCCGGCGGACTGCTGCGCAAGTCACTGGAAGAGCGCGGCATGGTGTTCAAGATGCCGGCCCAGACCCAGGCGATCCTGGGCGAGGACCGCGTCACCGGCGTGCGCTTCGGCGACGGCACCGAGCTGGCGGCCGATCTCGTGGTGATGGCGGTCGGCATCCGCCCGAACTTCGAGCTCGCCAAGAAGGCCGGGCTGTACTGCGAGCGCGGCATCGTCGTCTCCGACACCATGCAGACCTATGACGGCCGCATCTATGCGGTGGGCGAATGCGTGCAGCATCGCCGCCAGACCTACGGTCTCGTCGCGCCGCTGTTCGACCAGGCCAAGGTCTGCGCCAACCACCTCGCGATGAAGGGCTTTGCTACCTATGACGGCTCGGTCACCTCGACCAAGCTGAAGGTCACCGGCATCGACCTGTTCTCGGCCGGCGACTTCGCGCCGGGGCCGGACAAGGAGGAGATCGTGCTGCAGGACGCCAATCGCGGCGTCTACAAGCGCATCATCCTGAAGGACAAGAAGATCGTCGGTGCCGTGCTCTATGGCGACACCATCGACGGCCCCTGGTACTTCCAGCATTTGCGCGACGGCACCGACGTCTCGCACATGCGCGAGCGCCTGGTGTTCGGCGCCGCCAATCTCGGCGACGGCGGCGTCAACGGCCAGAACTCGGTTGCCGCGATGAGCGACGAGACCGAGATCTGCGGCTGCAACGGCGTGTGCAAGGGCGCGATCGTCAAGGCGATCTCCGAGAAGAAGCTGTTCACGCTCGACGACGTCCGCGCCCATACCAAGGCGTCGTCGTCCTGCGGCTCCTGCACCGGCCTCGTCGAGCAGGTGCTGGCGTTCACGCTCGGCGGCGACTATTCGGCGGCGCCGAAGGTTAAGCCGCTGTGCAAGTGCACCGATCACAGCCACGACGACGTTCGCCGCGTCATCGTCGAGCAGCAGCTCAAGACCATTCCCGCCGTGATGCGCTTCATGGAGTGGAAGACGCTGAACGGCTGCCATTCCTGCCGTCCGGCGCTGAACTACTATCTGCTCGCGACCTGGCCGGGCGAATATCGCGACGACCAGCAGTCGCGCTTCATCAACGAGCGCGTCCACGCCAACATCCAGAAGGACGGCACCTATTCGGTGGTGCCGCGGATGTGGGGCGGCGTCACCACGCCGAGCGAGCTGCGCGCCATCGCCGACGTCGCCGAGAAGTTCAACATCCCGACGGTGAAGGTCACCGGCGGCCAGCGCATCGACCTGCTCGGCGTCAAGAAGGAAGACCTTCCGGCGGTGTGGGCCGATCTTAACGACGCCGGCATGGTGTCGGGCCATGCCTACGCCAAGGGCCTGCGCACGGTGAAAACCTGCGTCGGCTCCGAATGGTGCCGGTTCGGTACGCAGGACTCCACCGGCCTCGGCGTCAAGCTCGAGAAGTTCATGTGGGGGTCGTGGACGCCGGCCAAGGTCAAGCTCGGCGTCTCCGGCTGCCCGCGCAACTGCGCGGAGGCGACCTGCAAGGACGTCGGCGTGGTCTGCGTCGATTCCGGCTACGAGATCCATTTCGCCGGCGCCGCCGGACTGCACATCAAGGGCACCGAGTTCCTGACCAAGGTCGAGACCGAGGACGAGACGCTCGAGGTGATCGTGGCGCTGACCCAGCTCTATCGCGAGGAGGGCTGGTATCTCGAGCGCATGTACAAATGGTGCGACCGCGTCGGTCTCGAGCAGATCAGAAAGCGGGTGGTCGACGACATCGCGAACCGCAAGGCGCTGTTCGCCCGCTTTGCCCATTCGCAGCAATTCGCGCAGACCGATCCGTGGGCCGAGCGCGCCAGCCGCGGCGTCGACCGCAACGAGTTCGCGCCTCTCGCCGAATTGGAGCTCGCATGA